Proteins encoded together in one Coffea arabica cultivar ET-39 chromosome 2c, Coffea Arabica ET-39 HiFi, whole genome shotgun sequence window:
- the LOC113725214 gene encoding ras-related protein RABD2a-like, producing the protein MNPEYDYLFKLLLIGDSGVGKSCLLLRFADDSYLDSYISTIGVDFKIRTVEQEGKTIKLQIWDTAGQERFRTITSSYYRGAHGIIIVYDITDQESFNNVKQWLNEIDRYASENVNKLLVGNKSDLADNRAVSYDTAKAFADEIGIPFMETSAKNASNVEQAFMVMAADIKNRMASQPSANTARPPTVQIKGQPVNQKSGCCS; encoded by the exons ATGAATCCTGAATA TGATTACCTGTTCAAGCTTCTGTTAATTGGAGATTCAGGTGTTGGCAAATCTTGTCTTCTTCTGAGATTTGCG GACGATTCATACTTGGATAGCTACATCAGCACAATTGGTGTTGATTTT AAAATACGAACTGTGGAGCAAGAAGGGAAGACCATTAAACTTCAAATT TGGGATACAGCTGGACAAGAGCGTTTTAGAACAATAACTAGTAGCTACTACCGTGGGGCACACGGCATCATA ATAGTGTATGATATAACTGATCAAGAGAGCTTTAATAATGTCAAGCAATGGTTAAACGAAATAGATCGTTATGCAAGTGAAAATGTAAACAAGCTGCTGGTTGGAAACAAGTCTGACCTGGCTGATAACAGAGCTGTGTCTTATGATACAGCCAAG GCTTTTGCGGACGAAATTGGCATTCCTTTCATGGAGACCAGTGCAAAGAATGCCAGTAATGTCGAGCAAGCTTTCATGGTTATGGCAGCTGACATCAAGAATAG GATGGCGAGTCAACCTTCTGCAAACACTGCAAGGCCTCCTACAGTTCAGATAAAGGGCCAACCGGTAAACCAAAAGAGTGGATGCTGTTCTTAG
- the LOC113720567 gene encoding transcription factor MYBS3-like encodes MVKASLRRCSHCGHNGNCSRTCNGKGIKLFGVKINVVEDDYANRQNESIRKSKSMGNLETCNGECNVPDDADGYVSDGLIHESSGAKTARERRKGKPWSEEEHRSFLLGLEKLGKGDWKGISKNFVHSRTPTQVASHAQKYFLRLMTATERKKRRSSVFDIPLDEMVGLHPVPEFSSFPPLFFFFFFFWVFWGGDTLLLLYTQLIDST; translated from the exons ATGGTTAAAGCGTCGTTGAGGAGATGTTCCCATTGTGGGCACAATGGAAACTGCTCCAGAACATGCAATGGCAAAGGGATCAAATTATTTGGAGTAAAAATCAATGTGGTGGAAGATGATTATGCAAACCGGCAAAATGAATCGATTAGAAAGAGCAAAAGCATGGGAAATTTAGAGACATGCAATGGTGAATGCAACGTGCCCGATGATGCTGATGGTTATGTCTCTGATGGCCTCATTCACGAGTCATCTGGAGCCAAAACTGCCCGCGAAAGAAGGAAAG GAAAGCCTTGGTCCGAGGAAGAACACCGATCTTTCCTACTCGGATTGGAAAAGCTTGGGAAAGGCGACTGGAAGGGAATTTCGAAAAACTTTGTCCACAGCAGGACTCCAACTCAAGTGGCTAGCCATGCACAGAAGTACTTTCTCAGACTGATGACAGCAACCGAGAGGAAGAAACGCCGATCAAGCGTGTTCGACATACCTCTTGACGAAATGGTGGGACTTCATCCTGTGCCAgaattttcatctttccctcctcttttttttttttttttttttttttgggtcttttGGGGTGGGGATACGTTACTATTATTATACACACAATTGATAGATAGCActtga